Proteins encoded together in one Chryseobacterium sp. G0201 window:
- a CDS encoding helix-turn-helix domain-containing protein produces the protein MIQLKHIDSIHDNWTKPFVEKLNFRIIENKYLLAPEDILDGGVFYKLLSDDLSLAVIDYVAKKEIEFIKVSANSDFWYLIFDLSDGCNNHILNNSNYEVGNESNYNFGFIDGTAERKVIPNIGTRTYSFRIVIRKSYFEELIRPYDLGNFNTRIQENIEEYHHYYGYVDSTSKIILNKIINKKFGDSNYELVVQASAYKLLGVFLKNLVRYNSFTLKHAKADLDAIINTKKHIIEHIWEPFMGVEFLASEAGMSQTKFKSHFKDFFGLSPAIFYKIEKLKLAKELLETKKYDNIKELSSDLNFGKSPSFAHLFKEYFGIDPHDIVNY, from the coding sequence ATGATACAGTTAAAACATATTGACTCGATTCACGACAATTGGACAAAGCCTTTTGTGGAAAAGCTTAACTTTAGAATTATTGAAAATAAATATTTATTAGCTCCTGAAGATATTTTGGATGGTGGCGTTTTTTACAAATTATTATCAGATGATCTTTCTTTAGCTGTTATCGATTATGTTGCCAAAAAAGAAATTGAATTTATTAAGGTTTCTGCTAATTCAGACTTTTGGTACCTTATATTTGATTTGAGTGATGGTTGTAACAATCATATACTAAATAATTCTAATTATGAAGTTGGCAATGAATCTAATTATAATTTTGGATTTATAGATGGAACTGCCGAGAGAAAGGTGATACCGAATATTGGAACAAGAACTTATTCATTTCGTATTGTAATTAGGAAGTCATACTTTGAGGAATTAATACGTCCCTATGATTTAGGAAATTTTAATACTAGAATTCAGGAAAATATAGAGGAATATCATCATTATTATGGATATGTAGACAGCACTTCAAAAATTATTTTGAATAAAATCATTAACAAAAAATTTGGTGACTCTAATTATGAACTTGTTGTTCAGGCTTCTGCATACAAGCTTTTGGGTGTATTTTTAAAAAATTTGGTTCGATATAATTCATTTACTTTAAAACATGCCAAAGCTGATCTTGATGCCATTATTAATACAAAAAAACATATAATTGAACATATTTGGGAACCATTTATGGGAGTTGAATTTTTGGCTTCCGAAGCAGGAATGTCTCAAACAAAATTTAAATCGCATTTTAAAGATTTTTTTGGCTTAAGTCCCGCAATATTTTATAAAATCGAAAAACTTAAATTAGCAAAAGAACTATTAGAAACGAAAAAATATGACAATATTAAGGAGTTATCATCTGACCTTAATTTTGGCAAGTCTCCTAGCTTTGCTCATTTGTTTAAAGAATATTTTGGTATAGATCCTCATGATATTGTAAATTATTAA
- a CDS encoding helix-turn-helix domain-containing protein, with product MEKFIFKYSNDYIDLCESISRSLNCEIINNSINLNNNDNFKGKYYFSKVDEDTSCLLIDVIYQKDTFFEIRNNNSEFIALCYNISSSNFELFIDEQIFQVGSDQNNLTTLDSSLDCDVIIKKDCKAFNFYIFISKKLLKDYVLKKSGNLKRLEELIETSKNTIVRFERMNYLSSFVLAELEQHIKKDMFWSLFMKGAVYELLDIYIENLLISETIVAKVTAIELNNILISQQHLKNALEDDFPGIENLSQKAAMSPTKYKNIFKKIIGTSPKSYFLMQKLEKGKEMLIAGNSVNEVSIALGYKSTSHFVSQFRGYYGITPKDYILKY from the coding sequence ATGGAAAAGTTTATTTTTAAATATAGTAATGATTATATTGATTTATGTGAAAGTATTTCAAGATCACTAAATTGTGAAATAATAAATAATTCTATCAATCTTAATAATAATGATAATTTTAAAGGAAAATATTATTTTTCTAAAGTTGATGAAGATACATCATGTCTTTTAATTGATGTTATTTATCAAAAAGATACTTTTTTTGAAATTAGAAATAATAATTCTGAATTTATAGCGCTTTGCTACAATATTTCCTCTTCAAATTTTGAACTCTTTATTGATGAGCAAATTTTTCAAGTTGGTTCGGATCAAAATAATCTTACAACCTTAGATAGCTCTCTGGATTGCGATGTTATCATAAAAAAAGATTGCAAAGCATTTAATTTCTATATTTTTATTTCTAAAAAACTATTAAAAGATTATGTATTAAAAAAATCCGGAAATCTAAAACGACTGGAAGAACTAATAGAAACTTCTAAAAATACGATTGTAAGATTTGAGAGAATGAATTACTTAAGTAGTTTTGTTTTAGCGGAACTTGAGCAGCACATAAAAAAAGATATGTTTTGGAGTCTTTTTATGAAAGGTGCAGTTTATGAATTGCTAGATATATACATAGAGAATCTTTTGATTTCTGAAACTATTGTTGCCAAAGTAACAGCTATAGAATTAAACAATATTCTAATATCACAGCAGCACTTAAAGAATGCTTTAGAAGATGATTTCCCTGGTATTGAAAACTTATCTCAAAAAGCCGCGATGTCTCCTACTAAATATAAAAATATATTTAAAAAAATTATTGGAACCTCTCCTAAATCTTATTTTTTAATGCAAAAGCTTGAAAAAGGGAAAGAGATGTTAATCGCAGGAAATTCAGTCAATGAAGTCTCAATAGCTTTAGGTTATAAAAGCACATCACATTTTGTAAGTCAGTTTAGAGGTTATTATGGAATTACTCCAAAAGACTATATTTTAAAATATTAG
- the map gene encoding type I methionyl aminopeptidase, with product MSITNEHELIGMQKASEAVAYTLKEMINYAQPGMTTKDLDEYGAKILSDFGAKSAPYLTYGFPGWTCISVDNEFCHGIPTDQRVLKEGDLINIDVSAELNGFWADNGGSFIIGKDINQHQKLVDASKDILEKAINNIKGGVKIADIGFLMETEAKKRGFKVIKNLGGHGIGRSLHEEPNELLNYKNRFDNRRFKKNSVVAIETFISTSSNLAVELEDGWTMVGNKGGYMAQHEHTIVVTDGKPIILTRMNEILN from the coding sequence ATGTCAATAACAAACGAACATGAATTAATAGGAATGCAGAAGGCGAGTGAAGCCGTTGCATATACTTTAAAAGAAATGATTAATTATGCTCAGCCTGGTATGACGACAAAGGATCTTGATGAGTACGGAGCCAAAATACTTTCTGATTTTGGTGCAAAATCTGCTCCTTATCTAACATACGGATTTCCGGGATGGACGTGCATCAGTGTAGATAACGAGTTTTGTCACGGTATTCCTACAGATCAACGGGTTTTGAAAGAAGGAGATTTAATTAATATTGATGTTTCGGCCGAGCTCAATGGTTTTTGGGCTGATAACGGAGGTTCTTTTATCATTGGAAAAGATATTAACCAACATCAGAAATTAGTTGATGCTTCTAAAGATATTTTAGAAAAAGCGATCAATAATATAAAAGGCGGTGTAAAAATAGCCGATATCGGATTTCTAATGGAAACTGAAGCGAAAAAAAGAGGTTTTAAAGTCATTAAAAATCTTGGCGGACACGGCATCGGAAGAAGTTTACACGAAGAACCGAATGAATTATTAAATTATAAAAACCGTTTTGATAATAGAAGATTCAAGAAAAACTCTGTGGTTGCGATTGAAACCTTTATCTCAACATCTTCAAATCTTGCTGTAGAACTGGAAGATGGATGGACAATGGTGGGTAATAAAGGCGGTTATATGGCACAACACGAACATACAATCGTTGTGACCGATGGAAAGCCAATTATTCTAACTCGAATGAATGAGATATTGAATTAA